In Macrobrachium rosenbergii isolate ZJJX-2024 chromosome 48, ASM4041242v1, whole genome shotgun sequence, one DNA window encodes the following:
- the LOC136831298 gene encoding four-domain proteases inhibitor-like, which yields MFKRKMTGLVFGSMLLLAVSAATTGRSKDCPNFCPLHYDPMCGSDGTTYSNRCFLNIANCRDQSVQLVGEGPCPPKIECPVKCNRQLEPVCGTDGITYDNDCMLLMTTCQNPAIQLDYAGPCVECPTGCPKHFKPVCGNNGVTYPNRCLLNVAKCKDPSIELETYGRCSHSKMFKNV from the exons ATGTTTAAGAGGAAAATGACAGGTTTGGTATTTGGGTCTATGCTTCTGTTGGCGGTGTCAGCGGCTACGACGGGACGGTCGA AGGATTGTCCAAATTTCTGCCCATTACATTACGACCCAATGTGCGGCAGCGATGGCACAACCTACTCGAACAGGTGCTTCCTCAACATAGCCAACTGTCGGGATCAGTCAGTTCAACTCGTCGGAGAAGGACCATGCC CTCCCAAAATTGAGTGCCCCGTGAAGTGCAACCGCCAGTTGGAGCCAGTGTGTGGCACAGACGGCATCACTTACGACAACGACTGTATGCTTCTCATGACAACATGCCAGAATCCAGCCATTCAGCTGGACTACGCAGGACCATGTG TCGAATGTCCAACCGGTTGCCCGAAGCACTTTAAGCCCGTGTGCGGTAATAATGGAGTAACGTATCCCAACCGTTGCCTACTGAACGTGGCCAAGTGCAAGGACCCTTCCATCGAACTGGAGACCTACGGGCGGTGTTCCCACTCGAAGATGTTCAAAAACGTCTGA